In Paenibacillus xylanilyticus, the genomic window ATTCAGAAAGCAATAAACACGTATGGGTGTAATGATCTGAGGACGGAATGAAGGCAGGTCTAAGAAGGGTATAGCAGAATGGAGATGTCAGGCGAGTGGAATTAAGACAGTTGCATTACTTTTTGAAAGTGGCACAGAAGGAGCATGTGACCCAAGCAGCCGAAGAGCTGCATGTCGCACAGTCAGCAGTGAGTCGTCAGATTCATCAGCTGGAAGAAGAGCTGGGTGTTGACCTCTTCATGCAAAAGGGGAGGAATCTGCAGTTGACGGCAGTAGGTCAGCTCTTCTGCAAGCGTGTTGAAGGGATTTTAAAGGATCTGGACAAAGCAGTCGGGGAAGTTCATGAGTTTTTGGATCCGGAACATGGTGAAATTCGTATTGGTTTTCCTCATAGTCTGGGTATCCATCTGATTCCTTCGGTCGTGGCCGCATTTCGTCAGCGTTATCCCAATGTCAAATTCAGATTTAAGCAGGGCATGTTCCCGACGCTCATTCGTGACGTGCTGTCTGCTGAGGTGGATCTGGCTTTCATATCACCTTTTCCGGAAAAGCATGATCAGGTCGCAGGTGATATCGTGCTAACCGAAGAATTACATGCCATTCTTCCTCCGAATCACCCGCTTGCAGGAGAAGAGGAAATTGCACTTGAACAGCTCAAAGATGATAAATTTGTACTGTTCAGCAAAGGGTATTCATTGCGCCCGATCGTTTGGCATGCCTGCCTGGAAGCAGGATTTACGCCGAAAATTGCTTTTGAAGGTGAAGAGACGGACACCATCCGCGGGTTGGTTGCAGCGGGCATGGGAGTGAGTCTGCTGCCGGAAATGGCACTTTTCCAGACCAATCCACTGCAACCGGCACATGTTGCCATTTCTCATCCCAAAGTAACGCGGACCATTGGGTTAATCCATCGGGCGGATGACAAATTGCCACTTGTAGCACAGTCATTTCGTTCGTTTTTACTTAACTACTTCGGTTTACAGCAAAACAATACCCCATCCGAGTAAACGGTGGGGTATTGTTTTTTTTGTTTCTATATATGTTCGATTAGTCGCGACTGTTGAAAATTCCGATGTAACGGATCAATTCAAGCAGGGAGATCAGTGCAGCGGCCACATAGGTTAACGCTGCGGCGTTCAGAACCTTGGCAACACCTTTTTCTTCTTCATTGCGAATGTAACCTTCAGAAACCATGATTTCACGAGCTCGATTGCTGGCATTGAACTCTACGGGCAACGTGATGAGCTGGAACGCAACGGTAACGGAGAAGAAGATGATACCGAGACCAACAAGGTTCATGGCGTTGAAGATAAAACCGGCAATCAACAGAAAAGGTGCAAGTCCAGATGCGAAGTTTACAATCGGGAAGATCCGGTGGCGAAGAGCCAGCATCGGATAGCTTTCCTTGTGCTGTATGGCATGGCCGACCTCGTGACAGGCTACGGAAACAGCTGATATTGAATTTTCATAATATACAGGTTCGGACAATCGTACAACCCGGTTTATCGGATCGTAGTGATCGGAGAGGGCCCCGCGCACGGGTTCAATTGGAACGTCGTGCAGACCATTAGCATCCAGCATATGACGAGCTGCATCATACCCAGTCATGCCGTTCAGGTTTTGGACTCCCGACCAACGGTTGAATGTACTCTTAACGCGAAATTGCGCCCACAAGGAGAGCAAGAAGGCGATAATGATCAAAACGAACATACCGTTATTAAAACTCATATTCATTCCTCCGCTTTCTAATAATAAGCTACATCATGGTGTTCTCAAGCAAGATTTTCAAGGCTTCCATCGTACCGGCACTTTTCGTGAGTAGGCCTGCCATCATCTTACGTGCTTGTACAGGTTTCATCTCGCCAAGCAGCGGTTTGAGTTCATTGACCTCTCGCTCAAGTTGTTGAACATGGAGTTCAAGAGTTGTCAGTTTGCTGGCAACCTGCTCTTCTGTGCTAACCAGACTCCACTTCTCAAGAGATTGCTTAATCTCGTCGAGACTATATTTCTCTTGTTTCATCTGTACAATACGTTCAAGTCTGGTTAAAGTTTCATTACTATATAGACGATAGTTTTTTTCTGTCCGCTCTTCAGGAGCGATCAAACCAAGCTTCGTGTAGTAATCAATCGTCCGTTCACTTACACCAGCGGTCTTGGCAAGTTCGCCAATCCGAAACAGTTTCATATCCCCAATGGTATTCACCTCGCTTGCAAGTTCTAATGTAGGGAATTGTAGATTCCACTTGCGGCTTTACAGACTCCGCCCCATTCTTTTCTTACTATATAGTTATGATACATGATCTTTAACCATACAGTCAAACGTTATGCTTTTATTGTGAATGAGGCATGTTTCTATGTCTATGTGCTCATGGGACATGAATATGTACTTAAGTGCAAGAAAAAGACGCATGACTTTATTCCCAGAAATATTTTTCTGATTTGATTAAAATACTCTTGTCAACTTTCCTGTCTTCTGCTTATAATGACATTAAGAGTTTCACGATATGTGAAGAAACTTAACATAAGAGGGAGTGGGGTACATGAGAAAGAAATGGTTGGTTGCGGTGTTATTAATGCTTACGTTACTGGCTTTCCCAGTCAGCGCATTCGCTTCTGCGGAGGGGCCGACGAACATTGAACTTCAAACGGGTTTGAACTCAGCCTTTACGTTTTTGGCTGTAG contains:
- a CDS encoding LysR family transcriptional regulator; protein product: MELRQLHYFLKVAQKEHVTQAAEELHVAQSAVSRQIHQLEEELGVDLFMQKGRNLQLTAVGQLFCKRVEGILKDLDKAVGEVHEFLDPEHGEIRIGFPHSLGIHLIPSVVAAFRQRYPNVKFRFKQGMFPTLIRDVLSAEVDLAFISPFPEKHDQVAGDIVLTEELHAILPPNHPLAGEEEIALEQLKDDKFVLFSKGYSLRPIVWHACLEAGFTPKIAFEGEETDTIRGLVAAGMGVSLLPEMALFQTNPLQPAHVAISHPKVTRTIGLIHRADDKLPLVAQSFRSFLLNYFGLQQNNTPSE
- a CDS encoding zinc metallopeptidase; translated protein: MSFNNGMFVLIIIAFLLSLWAQFRVKSTFNRWSGVQNLNGMTGYDAARHMLDANGLHDVPIEPVRGALSDHYDPINRVVRLSEPVYYENSISAVSVACHEVGHAIQHKESYPMLALRHRIFPIVNFASGLAPFLLIAGFIFNAMNLVGLGIIFFSVTVAFQLITLPVEFNASNRAREIMVSEGYIRNEEEKGVAKVLNAAALTYVAAALISLLELIRYIGIFNSRD
- a CDS encoding MerR family transcriptional regulator; this encodes MKLFRIGELAKTAGVSERTIDYYTKLGLIAPEERTEKNYRLYSNETLTRLERIVQMKQEKYSLDEIKQSLEKWSLVSTEEQVASKLTTLELHVQQLEREVNELKPLLGEMKPVQARKMMAGLLTKSAGTMEALKILLENTMM